The region GATTGATCGCCTGTTGATTAGACAGGGCATTTTGCTGAGATAAATTAGTATTAGCAGCTAAATTAGCAAATGCCAAATTGGAAAGCATAGCTGGCTGTTCGGCTACACTTTTAGCATTGGCAATAGCAACTGATTCGCGAATATCTCCGGGCAATGCTGATGGCATACATTTCTCCTTGGGTAATTGGGACAATTATTCCCACACTAACGTGGGAATGATTAAACGGGTCAGTGTCAACTTCAGCTAGGAACTTAGACACTAACGAACCTCACTATTTAGATTGTGGATCTTGTTTTGTAACAGCTTTGAGATCGATTAGTTGTTGAGCCAGATCATTACCTGTATCTAACTTGTTGACAGCGATGGCTTCCATCGAACTCAAATCTGATACCCGATTGACTGCGTTACCAACAACAGTAACCGCTAGTTGATTGATCGCCTGTTGATTAGACAGGGCATTTTGCTGAGATAAATTAGTATTAGCAGCTAAATTAGCAAATGCCAAATTGGAAAGCATAGCTGGCTGTTCGGCTACACTTTTAGCATTGGCAATAGCAACCGATTCGCGAATATCTCCGGGCAATGCTGATGGCATACATTTCTCCTTGGGTAATTGGGGCAATTATTCCCGCACTAACGTGGGAATGATTAAACGGGTCAGTGTCAACTTCAGCTAGGAACTTAGACACTAACGAACCTCACTATACTGATTCCTCTTTAGATGGTGCTTTTGTAACAGCCTTGAGATCGATTAGTTGTTGAGCCACATCATTACCTGTATCTAACTTGTTAACAGCGATGGCTTCCATCGGACTCAAATCTGATACACGATTGACTGCGTTACCAACAACAGTAACCGCTAGTTGATTGATCGCCTGTTGGTTAGACACAGCATTTTGTTGAGATAAATTACCATTGGTGAGCAAATTAGCAAAAGCGAGATTCGACAACATTGATGGTTGCTCGGCTACGCTTTTAGCATTGGCAATGGCAATTGATTCACGGATATCGTCGGGTAAAGCATCTCCACTACCTCCTACTGAATCACTTCCTGCTGAATCACTTCCTCCTCCTGAGTTATGTGGAGTCTTTGATTTTCCCGCCTCCTCTAGTGTCTCTATGCTTTGATTTAGACTAAGAATCACTTTTTGCTTATCTTCAGGCTTACCATCACTGTCAGTAGGAAACGCATCTGTAATCTGTTTCTCTGTTAGTGCCATTTGAGTTTTACTCCTTGTTAGTTTGTGTTTGTTTGAACTATGAATCTAAACAACCTAAAGTTTTTTCAAGACTTCATATCCCTTTAGATCCAAACTTGATAAAGCAATAAAGCAATTGTGGTTGGGCTACAGGGTAGGGGCAAAGCAAAACGCACAACTACTAATCGACTTGCTTTCAATACCTTCAGTGGTCCGCACTTCTTCCAGGACTATCCTTTTCAGGACTTCCACCCTCGGAACTGACGTTATTTCTTGTAATACTTGGTTCCATTTGTTTAAATATCTGTACCAAGTTTTGCATAAGGGATTGGTAGGTTTCGAGATTATCTTTGGCATGAGGACTATTGGGGTCAATCCTCATAATAATTTCTACACATTTACCAATCGTTGCCATCTCCAATTGAAAGAGCGCACTTTGCTTATTAACAGCATTTTGCTGTGCTAAATTGACATTCGCAATCTCAGATGACATGGCGAGATTGTTTAAAATGACCTGCTGCTCATCAGCTACTTTAGAGTTGAAGGTAGCATCATCTTTATCTTCACCAGTTTCTGCTAATGAACCTCCGTTAATCATCGTTAAATACCCTAACTGAGCAATCTTAATCAGCTATTGTTGAATAACCTAAGAATGAGATTAACTTGAACGTTAACCCAATATCACTATATTCATCTCTAATTAAATTAATTAGAGCTGTAGCTTGGGATAACAACTCCGGTAATGCACCGATCTCACAAACAACCACAGAATGCAAGTACCACGGTTCTGGGGCGGTGCGGGGCAAGGAGCATAACCATCGGTGTAAACGATCGCCCGATCGTAATCCCGGGTGTTCCTCCAGATACACCAGCACAGAGCCAAAATTGGTGTGGCAAAGGGCGTTGCTTTCTCTTGCAAGAGGATCTCGCATACATTCCACATCTTGAACGTCAAGAGTGAATAACGTCGCTATCCTTGCTTGCAGCCTTCAGGTTTTTTGGCCTAGGCTCCCAGAACCGGGGTGGCTTTTTGCCCTTCTACTATTAAGACGATCTCAACGCGATTTCTGACTTTTTTCGAGTTAGAACCGCAAAAGTCGGAGCGTTTGACAATAGTACAACTCAAACCCTTGCCAGATAATGATCACAAGCATCTCAAAATTAAATACCTACATTCCGCCGTGGCTCAAGTTGAAGCAGCCCTTGGTTCGGATTACCAGATGTGATGTATCCAGAACCCGAAACGTCTCGATCGGAAGCTCTGCACCGGGCGATCAAGCATCGTCATAATATCATTCCCGTTAATCCAGCGGACGATCGCCTTTTTGATGAAGCCTTGCGTTGTGCTCTAACTTACATGATAACAGGAGAACTCTGTCGGCCACCATCTGGTTCCGATCCAGCCCTGCGGTACCTGCACGATCGTATTAGTGTGCCCAGAGATATGTCCATCTATGCTGCTAAACGACTGAGAGAAGCATTAGAAACCACGGTAGCTCTATCTGGCGATCGCCAAGGAAGACCGATTCCGGTGCGCGATCGACGCGATCAAAATCCAGCTAATTTCACCCAAATTTAACAATGGATTCAATTCAACCGCTTCGAGTGGCGATCCAACCGCCAAACAGATAGGTTTGGTAAAACTTTAGGGGCTTGATAAAGCCAGCCTGATTTAAAAGAGAAAACAATTCGCTCTCAGAGATAAAGTCTACATCTCTTTCTATATGTTCTCGATCGCGATCGAATTGCTCTTCAGAGATACCATGCCCTGCGTAAGACATTAGCAAAGCATTCAGCAATCGAGAAAATTCAAGGGTTTCTCGATTGCCAAACAGATCGGCGATCGCTAGAATTGCCCCAGGCTTCAAATTACTCGCCAGTGAACTGAAGTAGGCTAATTTTTCTTGCTTATCTCTAATGAAGTGAGCAACAAAGATAGACGATGCGCCATCAAATCCACCTGGGAATTTATAGTCTTGCACCTTGCTGTTGACCAATGTGACTCGATTACCCATCTCCACACTTTTAATCCTCTGATGGCAAGCATTGAGCATATCGCCAGAAGCATCAACAGCAACAAAATTCCAGTTGGAGAAGACTTTTCCGAGGTTTACAATTTCTGCCCCAGTCCCAGCCCCTGCGGAAAGAAAATTAGCATTTTTCGGTAATTCTTGCAACCAAGGAATTAACATTTGATGTAAAGCATCATAACTGGGACAAAATAAGCGAATTCTACGATCGTATTGGGTAGAAAGGCTTTCATCGAAGTGCTGGGTGACATCAAATTCATGTTGTGCTCGGGTCATAACAATAACTATTCCCTAGGGCGAAGTGCTGTAATATTATAGATACCTTCTAGTGTAGCAGGAGTAAATTCTTTTATCTAATTTGATGCATTAGAAAAAGATGGGGAGGAGGGAGAAAAATAACCCTATACCCTCATCCATCGATAATGCACTATTTTAGATGAAACACTCCACTACGATCCTAGCTTTATTTTGAGAGAGAAGAAAGGGACAAACTTGACATCGGAATTAACGGGCGATCGCCATACAACAGCTCTGGATACTTTTCCCCTAAATCAGACAGTACCTTAAAGTGCATTTCTTCCCCAATTCCCAAAGATAACCGTACCTGAGTTAACAACTCTAAAGACTCCTGAGAACCAGTCATCTTCTTCTCCAACATTTCTCGCAAAATCCCTTGGTAAACTCGCACTTTAGACCCTTGACTAAATCCAGGCAGCACCTTAGCCAAAACATATATTTCTTCTGCTTTGAGATCCTCTAAAGAACGATTTTCTAGGAATTCAGGAAAATTGAACTCTAACTTACTCAGTTGCCGACGCAAACTACTGGCTACACTCTCTTTGTGGTAGGCACTTAACGATCGATTCCAAGTTCGATAGAACCAGGCAGCACTTAAAATTGGAACCAGAGCTTGAATTCCCCATTCTAGCCATTTCGGGAATAACTCTAAAGTAGAATGGGTTCCCACAGAAAAGAGAAAGTTAAACGTCAAAAAGGTAGAAAATGAAAACACATGATGGCGCACTTTTTCTACTGAAAATTCTCGATCGTGGCGTAGACAGTAGGCTTTATAGGCTTTTTCTATACGGCACAAGATCCCATAACTCCCTAAAGTGAACACTGCAAAGGTCAGAGGAACAGCAATTAATCTCGGAATGGGAATTGCTAGATTGAAAAAGTAAAAGCCAGGGGTCAAAACTCGTTGTACTTGCTCCCCATTATGGGTCCAAGCCCCAGAGAAAAAGTAGTCTAAGTCGCCAGCATAGAAAATGTAATATAAATAAAATGCCAACACTAGCCCCACATAGCCATAATGGAAAAACTTGCGCTGTGAGTCTTGCAAAGAGTCCCAATAACTCCGTTCTGCATCAATGTCAAAACAAGCAGATTTACAGGCAACACAAGCACTTTTTTCTTTGCCGGTTTCATCGATCGCCCGGCACATGGATTGGGTAATTTTAGACGTAGTTTTTTCATGGGCGCGACTGCCCCATAATGCCCTGGGGCCAGTGTAAAAGAGTTCGACCGGCCCCATGGGGCAAACATATTGACACCAGGTTTTTCCAGCGAATAAATAGCCGACAATTATACTGGCTAAAATAGTGGCGCTCAGAAAAGTAGCTAACAAGAGACGATGGGAGTCTAAAAATAACATTCTCAGGCATAAACCGACGAAGAGAAATCCAAACTGAAAGGCAACATGATGGCGACCGAGCCAAGAGTTGGGGTCAATTTTCACCCATTCAGAGCGCACTTTACCCGTGCGAGGATTCGTGGTTTGTTTTTGCCGTTGAATTCCCCATAAACGAGGCAGTTGGGAAAAGAAGGAGAGGGGACAAATTCTGCGCCAACTTTCATGACCGAAGAAAAAAACGATACAAATGATTGCCCCGATAATAACGCCCCAAAAGAGTCGGGTGGCGATCGCATAGGGACGCTCAATAAAACACTGTCCTTGCACCGTCACCACCTCGTGACACCGTTGCGGATCGAATAACCTCGGATCGAGACGCAGTAAGCTCCAGTGGGTATCGGGATGGGTTAACAGGGGTGAAATGGGATCGTAGATCAGAGATACAATTAACAGCAACCAGGCGATCGCCAGCAGCGATCGCACCCTTCTCATCTGTTTTTCAGGAACACTCTGTAACATAGTCACTAACTCCTTGAACTTGACCCCATCCTAGGAAAAGCACAAGAGGATGACCTGACTCCAAACTCCCAAATCTCACTCACACTAGCACTAAACCTCCCTTCACAAAAAGACTAGAGCAGTCTAGTTCCAAAGGACTAGGAGATCGCCAGCAGCGTTATAATAACAACAAACTTATCGAGGTAATCAAGGAAAAACGGTTTACCGATTACCCATTACCAGCACAAAGCGCTATATTCATATGCCTGATGAACTGAGACAACAAGCCTTAAACTTTCTACGCATTGCCCTCAATAACCCCATAGCAGAATTTAGAGACGGACAATGGGAAGCTATTGAAACTTTAATCGAAAATCAAGCTCGTTTGCTGGTGGTGCAACGCACCGGTTGGGGCAAAAGTCTAGTCTATTTTCTCGCAACTCGACTTCTGCGCGATCGAGGAAATGGCCCAACTATCCTCATTTCCCCCCTACTTGCCCTCATGCGAAATCAAATCGCCGCCGCCTCCAGAATTAACGTTAAAGCTGCTACCATTAACTCCAGCAACACAAAAGAATGGGAATCAGTACAAACTGAGCTAGTAGCAGGAAACATTGATATATTACTCATCTCTCCAGAACGACTCGCCAACGAAAAATTTAACGAAACTATCCTCTTACCCATATCGAGAAAAATTGGCTTATTTGTCGTTGATGAAGCCCACTGTATTTCTGACTGGGGACACGACTTTCGCCCAGACTATCGGCGTA is a window of Roseofilum reptotaenium CS-1145 DNA encoding:
- a CDS encoding RebB family R body protein; this encodes MPSALPGDIRESVAIANAKSVAEQPAMLSNLAFANLAANTNLSQQNALSNQQAINQLAVTVVGNAVNRVSDLSSMEAIAVNKLDTGNDLAQQLIDLKAVTKQDPQSK
- a CDS encoding RebB family R body protein, with product MALTEKQITDAFPTDSDGKPEDKQKVILSLNQSIETLEEAGKSKTPHNSGGGSDSAGSDSVGGSGDALPDDIRESIAIANAKSVAEQPSMLSNLAFANLLTNGNLSQQNAVSNQQAINQLAVTVVGNAVNRVSDLSPMEAIAVNKLDTGNDVAQQLIDLKAVTKAPSKEESV
- a CDS encoding class I SAM-dependent methyltransferase, which codes for MTRAQHEFDVTQHFDESLSTQYDRRIRLFCPSYDALHQMLIPWLQELPKNANFLSAGAGTGAEIVNLGKVFSNWNFVAVDASGDMLNACHQRIKSVEMGNRVTLVNSKVQDYKFPGGFDGASSIFVAHFIRDKQEKLAYFSSLASNLKPGAILAIADLFGNRETLEFSRLLNALLMSYAGHGISEEQFDRDREHIERDVDFISESELFSLLNQAGFIKPLKFYQTYLFGGWIATRSG
- a CDS encoding calcium-binding protein, whose product is MLQSVPEKQMRRVRSLLAIAWLLLIVSLIYDPISPLLTHPDTHWSLLRLDPRLFDPQRCHEVVTVQGQCFIERPYAIATRLFWGVIIGAIICIVFFFGHESWRRICPLSFFSQLPRLWGIQRQKQTTNPRTGKVRSEWVKIDPNSWLGRHHVAFQFGFLFVGLCLRMLFLDSHRLLLATFLSATILASIIVGYLFAGKTWCQYVCPMGPVELFYTGPRALWGSRAHEKTTSKITQSMCRAIDETGKEKSACVACKSACFDIDAERSYWDSLQDSQRKFFHYGYVGLVLAFYLYYIFYAGDLDYFFSGAWTHNGEQVQRVLTPGFYFFNLAIPIPRLIAVPLTFAVFTLGSYGILCRIEKAYKAYCLRHDREFSVEKVRHHVFSFSTFLTFNFLFSVGTHSTLELFPKWLEWGIQALVPILSAAWFYRTWNRSLSAYHKESVASSLRRQLSKLEFNFPEFLENRSLEDLKAEEIYVLAKVLPGFSQGSKVRVYQGILREMLEKKMTGSQESLELLTQVRLSLGIGEEMHFKVLSDLGEKYPELLYGDRPLIPMSSLSLSSLSK